The Chaetodon auriga isolate fChaAug3 chromosome 20, fChaAug3.hap1, whole genome shotgun sequence genome contains the following window.
CACTTCATTGTTTATCCTTCAGGCCTGGAGACGATGCACCTGATGACACAGGCCAAGAACTACGAGCTGAGGGTGGACATGGAAGACTTCGAGGGCCAGAGCGTCTTTGCCCAATATTCTTCTTTCGCCGTTGGTCCGGAGGCGGAGGGATACAAGCTGAGCCTGGGCAGTTTCACCGGGGGAGCAGCAGGTGGGACGTTTCTTCAGGCGGTTCCCCCATTCAGCACATTATGACTCCATCTTAACACGTATTTATTCACCACTAATcggtgttttctgtgttttcccactAGGAGACTCGTTAAGTGTTCACAACGGAAAGAAATTCACCACCACTGACCGAGATCAAGACACTCATGGCTCAAACTGCGCCAGGCTGGCCTATGGAGGTTTCTGGTATGCGGCGTGCTTCGGGGCTAACCCCAACGGGATCTACACCTGGGGGCCGTCGCCCCGTGCAGCCGGTGTGCAGTGGAACAGTTTCAAAGGGCTCGAGTACTCCCTAAAGACCATGGTGATGAAGATCAGACCGGTGGCTGCATAAAACGTTCAGCTTCGTCTAACTGATGCATCACCGCTGGCAGACGTGGAAATAAACCTTTAAGGACAAGACTGctgatattctgtatttttctggaGACCCCAGCCAGCAATGAATTGATCTGACCACtatcttcttctcttctgtgaTCATTTAGGTCAATTTTTGTgtcaaaaactgtcaaaaatacataaatgagCCACAAATTTGCACTGGGTTACTTGTTCCTTTATCACAAAGAACATGACCACTTCAGTTTACGTTGACTCAGTCTCACAGACAGCGTCCCCGCGGCTGGAAACACTCActggagcaccaaatgtgtatgaatccgctgctgaaaatagtcccaaacaaatgcTCTATTTagtcctgtttgagtaatgttaTCATCATGACAGGCGGAGAGTCCCCAcagcatctctctcacacacacacacaccagtttaATGATCCGTCTTTGGTGTTTTATGACATCtgtgaggggagggggggtggagacagagagtggttgccatggtaactgaGGCTCCTAAATTTGCAGCACTGCACTGGGTTCATCGACTCATCGCTGACATCTGGATTCACCTGTACAGAACGAATGGGACGGGACTGTCAGCACGGCAACCTCTGGGCCCCCAGGGGACAGATGTTAACGGCCAGTGAGGGTCCAAACGTTAGAGACAAAGGACTCTTCATCATAGATGGATCTGCCAATCATTTTTTGGATTAATCGATCAATTGTTCACACGGTGTTGACTTTGCCTGAAACCTTGAGATTTTACATTTACTGTCATATATGTCAAAGAAGAACAGCCAATCACCATGTGAGCAGCTGGACCGGGGAATGTTTGACAGCCAATAACGTCCCGTCTAGATGTGTGtggtggacaaaacaaaagcagactgCAGTGCTGGCGGGtgtgaagtacacacacacacacacacacagacacacacacacaaagctctgaGCTCGCCTCGTTACCGGTCATTAATTTTCAGGTCCTGTGTCAGTCCCTAGTGGTCAGTCAGTAGTACTGCACCGAccgcagcagcagagagaagcattTGCAGTGTGACGGATGTCCTTAAACATAAACAATAAGAGCCAGCTGCCCCAGTTTGTGGTAAACAAAAGTGATAAAAGTACACAAAAGACATATTTTTATACAGGATCAATGCTGTTATCAATACGGTATCAAGAACTGGTCGCACAGAGGGAGCGTGTGTTATGAAATCAACAGagaatgtgcagcctgtgtgtgtgtgtgtgagactgtgtgttgAGTGCTGCAATCTGATTGGCCGCTTGGCTACTGCAGTCTCAGTACTCTCTCAGCACTTGAGGAGGATGAAAACACAGCGTGCGAActcttcagctcctctcctccgtcctcACTTCCGCGTTTTGCTGCAGTCGAATGTGAGAGGCTCAGAATCTGTGCTCTCTAATTTTCGTACGTTTTCTGCGCCGCGTCGCAGTTTGGACGtatttttagcctcttttaaaGAAGCTGAAACTCCAGACATCAGACACACGCGCCGTGCGTCAGGAAGCCCTCCCTTCAGCTGTCTCTCAGTGTCAGCTGCAGGCTCTCTCCCTCATTAGGGCTCCTTGCAATTGGCTGGCAGGTCTACCCCGCTCTCTCCTCATTGGACGGCAGCAGATGACGCCGCTCTGCTGCTGGATTATAGACACTGTGCTGATATCAggctgtgtgtccgtgtgtgtggcGACTGTAAAGGTAGACACAGGGGAAAGGGAATAAGACAGGAAGACCTAAAGACAGACGTCGAGCTCAGTTTGACTGTAAGACAACGAGTGAGGAGGACGGAGGGCATCAGGGACCGAAGCACTGCTCGGTTAATCTCttctgacagagaaagagtCCCGGTCATGAATAAATTAACATCTGGCCGagacctgcagcacacacagcacagcagcatgtgCAGCGAGTGTGCGGTGAATGTGAACAAGCAAGCGGCCCTCCACGCAGACACAGAGCCCTGTTTACACCACATGTGCAACATCTGCTTTGCCTCATTacacagaggaagtgagacaaagagacaaacgaGCAGGAACGAGCCGGGCCGACGCTGGATTTTTGAGGCGACGGCGATTTTTGAGAGTTTAAGAAGAGTCACGGCAGCAGCTCCGAACAGCTTTTACATCATTACTAATTGAATGTTTTGGCGTTTGATGATGTCACCTGGGGGTTATGGGAACATGTAGATGAACATTTTCTCACGTTTCTTAGACTAAAAGTTTCATTaattcataaaaatgtcatttattattctttctgtgtgaagcttTTGATTTCTGATGATTCCACCCTCCAAGTGGTGAACGTGACGGGATGAAACATTTCAGCCGTTACATCATATTGTTACTCTAATGattttgcagctgcagcacctgcGTGACACactaaatgtttgtttttcacttgatggccagaaacacattaaacaggCGGACGAGGAAATGATGAAATCCACAGCGAACGGAGAGAACAGGAGCGCCGTGCGAGCAGAGGCTGTTAGCGTTACAGCTCACAGTCCAAAGGCTATTAAGGAATTGCTCCGAAAATCAATAGAGCACTTTCGATGTATGTACTACATCAGCATGGCTGTTTCCCCTCTGCTGACTCTCAGGCCTCATGGCCACGACCAGCCGACACCGGGCTGCGGTTGCCATTTTCAGATCCTACGTTCTGTATTCATACTTCTTTTCTCAGCTGTGAGTAACTCGACATCAGGTGGCTTCACTGAGTTACAGAAGCTGGTGGAACAGAGGCTTTAGCTACGGctcttttcttgttgttgtgaTGGAAGTGAAGTTATCACAGAAGTAAGTGATGAGAGGGTGGATAGTTTACTGCAAgctaaagagaaagaaacatggATGCATGGGAGGGGGAGCAGGGAGTCGTGTCAAATGGGGACAGTGTTTCCAGCTCACACCAAACGCTCCACGATTCCTCAGTGATCTCAGTTGCTGCAAACCTCTGCACAATGTTAGTGGGCCAGGACATAAATAAACCGAGAAACCCTTAAAGCCTCTCAGCAAAAAGCAGGAATGCAGCATGAGTTCACCAGAGTCATACAGCAGCCCACTGCAGTCCTGTACAGCCAACTGGATGAGTACTGCGAAAGTCACACAGAATACACGCTCAGTACACCCTGTACTTATTCAGGCTGAGACttgtcccagcatgcactggggaAAAGGCAGAGAATCACccaaaaactgttttctttataaaagaaacatctgtaaaaccAACTCAACAATCCTGCTGGTGAAGCTCTCATTGAAATGACTGGGTTGCCATCTTGGAATCCAGTTTTCGTACATCCACATCCTGGACTGGTTTCTGGTCTTTGTTAGGTCGTATGCAAGTATTTGGTGcgtgaaacaaacacagattttatAGCTGAACTAgcagtttttatgtgtgtggtctgtgtggcattaaaacatgaataaaatacatGACTTGACATGTAAAGCCGGGCATCTGTCTCGCATTTTGAGCTGATCCACAGTGTGATTTCCCTCATGAGGGCTGACAAAAGCACTTTATAACATCACTGGAGCAGTGTTTCACATGTTGGGGCTAAAGCTGCGGTCCTGATTGAGACCACCGTGATGCAGACACCACGCTCTCCAGGATCCACACTTGTCTTCTTACTTTCTGGTCATAGTAGAACTGCACTAAGTCATGCCGCCTCTCTCCGCTCCAAGCCAACAATGTTGAGGCTGCGATCGTGTAGGCTGCTTACATTTCCATGCTTACACCACGTCTGTCCATTGATCTGCACAGTCAGCATTAAAGTCGGACTTTCCGGATGTGCAGAAAGGTCAGTGTAAGCGTGCAGCGTGAGTTAAAGGAGCGTACGAGCTTAATGAAAACGTCTGTCCAGCTGACGATGTAACAGGAGTTCAGAGTCGGGCGGTGAGCTGGACTGAgcctcagtcacacacatacacacacattcaagacGATCCAGTGAAGTGTGTGcgaggtctgtctgtctgtctgtctgtctgtctggtctgATCCAGGCcggcctcctgcctgctgctcaCCTTCAAAATGTCCGCTCCACGCTGAGAGTACAGCAGTGGAAACGACTcgttttttccctctctcacacacaaacacacatccagtgTGTGTCGTGACTGTGTGCTGGACCCGAGCCACGCATCAACACCGCAGGGAGGACACGCCGGTGTGTTGCTCCCAGCCGTAGATTCATCCACACCAGAGCTGCAACTAAccatcattttcactgtggaTTAATCCCTTATTGATTCATCAATTGGTCTATAAAACGTCAGAACGTCGATCAGCGTTTCGCAAAGCTCAAGATGacgccctcacacacacacacacacacacacacacacacacacacactacaactTCCTAACTCACTGACAATGAGCATTAATAAGGAGGTGACTGAGGTAAAAAGAATGTGGTCATGCAGAATGAGGCATGAATAATTGCTTTATGATGACTAataagagccaatatgctactaataaGCACCTACTTAATGGTGAGTCCATTAATTTAAAGCGCTACCTTAATTTTAGTTGCAGTTATGAGAAAACGTGCGAGCCGAGCAGGACTTCAACGTACGACGGCGAcgtgaacacacagaaacatgaggCGTCTCATCTCTGTCAGATTAATTCGGTACgttgtgatttctctgtgctgaACACTAATCTGCCTGtagaaaaggcaaaaaacaaaaccagcgCTGTGAAATGAGGATGTGCTGatatgccagtgtgtgtgtgtgtgtgtgtgtgtgtgtgtgtgtgtgtgtgtgtgtgtgtgtgtgtgtgtaaatgaatggACTGTCCCAGTTCTTAGTGTCAATCTTCCAGTttagagaagagaagagaacagCGCTGCAgggaagcagaggaaggaggataAAAGGCCTAACTAACAACACCCTCGTCTTCGCTCCCCCTCTCTGCCCACTCTCctatttcctcctctttttctcccgCGAGTCAGCTCTTCATCAATCGCTCTCCTCCATCTAactcctcatctctctgcatGCGCTCTCTAATTCCccttcattttaatttgatttcaccctcctctcgctctctatCTCTTTTTCGCAGCATGTTGGGGATGTGTTGTGCGCTACCTCTCCCCCCACATCCACCCCACAACCCCTCCTTGTCGACCCCATCCACCAATCGCGACGCTCGTCGGGCTCTGCACCAATCCTCCGGCCCGGCAACCCCCTCGACAGCTATATTACGGTGAAGCTCGCAGCCTGGTGCCGTGAGGGTGGCATGAAACACGCTACCTTTACAGACTCCTATCCAacacctcctcttcatctccacagtctctctcctcttcatccctgtgctttcctttcacatttcatcttggctctgtcctctgcctcccctccactccagctgtttctcctctgctctgtaatGGAGTCATTCTATAATTCATAACGCTCTCTGCTCAGTTAGACTACCCGTTTCTGACTTTATCGTCTTTGCTGAGTGCCGTCAGAGGCTCAGTCTCGGCATCTGGTCCTCCAGCTTGAGGACGTGTTCggctctttccttccttttttacGAATGACTCTGTGTTCTTCTGATGACGGAAATAAGTCGGTTATCTTTGGCTTGTCACTGTGTGATGAGTAAGAAAACCATCAACATGAATCTGCAAcaaaggagagagtgaaggcGAGGGAAGAGTCGACGAAGATCAAGTTTCATGTTGACGAGTCCCTGATGACAGAGTTTTATAGATCTTTGAATGAGTCAgttctcatgttttcttttatctgtAAGGACGTTTCTCTCGCtgtcagacaaaaagacaattAACAGTTAATACTAATCAGCTCCTTCACATTAACATGTAATGTGACAGGTTGCGACAAACCAGAGAAAACATCACCCAACAGAGCATTTCAGCATCTTatagctcattgttttggtttctgaGTCGCATCCTCATAACTGTCGCTCTCATTAGCTTCGTTTCCGAGCcccaggcagctgtttccaggaGTGTAACTCTAATAAACCCACTGTGCACCAAACTCCAGACACACAAAGCTAGCAGCTAGTGAACATagcggagcatttagctgctgaagaggtggtggagaccaaagacagagctaaaaggagagtcaTTAATGACGTTTTAGCTGCTAGcataaacatacataaaaatattaatttataAGGATTATAGTTTATATTGTGTTTAATCTCCATTTGACTGCTGTACAGCCAAACGCCTTCAGGGGACACGgtgattgattaattgaattGGACTGTAACGAGCTGCAACTAATTATTATCTCCATTATCGACTAATCTGCCAATTGTTTTCTCGAGCATGTCTTCAACAAAACcatccaaaaacaaaatatattcagtttacaatcaTGAAGGAAAGCAGGAAGTTATTAACAGATGATTCAAATTCTAATCGTTTCAGCTCAACACctcaaatgcaaaaaatgtaataaaaacaaatttgttTTAAACTTTTTAATGACGATAAAGGCACAAAACGACTCTTTTTGGAACAAATGAACGATGCTAGGACAAAACGAGGGAGATGTTCACTCGACATTATCTTTTCTTAAAGTTGTCTGAAAAGGAaatatttggttatttttaaCAAATTTCCCACAAAAATCTTCAGAGGAATTACATTTTTCCTGCAAACAGATAAATTTTCTGTCTTAAAACCTTCGTGCAATCTTCTGCATACAGACTGATGAACCCGTCGGTATATTCAAACACAAAGGAcggaaagaaaatgaaaatgtaaggATTGAATATTTATATGTGCAGCAGGTCCAGAGGAGGGAACAAAGAGATAAAGACACACTGGCTGTAGAGCAGGAAGAGTGAGGAGGCTTCAAATATGAATCTTGGCTTAAATAAGTGTCAGGGGATTAATATGGTACAATGCCCGGTCACAAgggacctctgtgtgtgtgtgtgtgtgtgtgtgtgtgtgtgtgtgtgtgtgtgtgtgtgtgtgtgtcgtacaCTGCTTCCTCCCCCCAGTCCCAGAAGCAGAAGTGTGGCAGAACAATACAGCCCTCTGCCAGCTGACAGAGATGCAGGGAGGGAGGCTGAAAGGGAGAgcggtggagggagggagagggggagtggcggagggagaggaggctgcagatgaacaaaaaaaagaaagaaagaaagaaggcagaATCGAGTCCTTCCCAAAAATAAACCTCAGAAGAAGAATAAACCTCATCTAATCCACCCCTGTGTACAATCTTTGTGGatgatgccccccccccccacacacacacacagtgcaaaagCTAAACCTGCACGTCTGCTCTTCAAATGAATCTGATCTTCAGTTCAAGACCTACTTCCCTTTTCCAtttggctctgtgaggctgcacagtgatgcgctctgagctaaatgctaacatcagctcGGAATGAGAACGCTAACATGGCGATCTTTAGCAGGTACGCTAACATCAGCTAATTAGCACGAAagacaaagtgcagcagaggctgatgggagccTTGTTTGTTCATTAAGTCATAAAATAAAGTATAAACTAACTAAAATGtcgacctgatgatggcgctagaaTCACTACATAtcattgagacatttcactacAAAAAGCTACTATTTCTAGCTAAATGAAAAAGTCAGAGGACGGCCAGAGTAATCAGGATAAATCATCTGGAGACCATGGATGTCTTGTTCAGAGattcatggcagtccatccaataactgttgagatatttcagtctggaggTGGACCAGCTGGCAGGATCAACATACTGTCACTGCCATCCCCAGAGCCAAGACTTTACTGGCCCACCTTCTTTAATTGTTATTTTGAGCACTCTGATATTAAATTGTGCATAAATCAGCATATAAGCATGTTGTATTTTAAGGTTACC
Protein-coding sequences here:
- the LOC143339242 gene encoding microfibril-associated glycoprotein 4-like gives rise to the protein MMLRLVLAVLLPVAARLSPLPTDCSDVYRAGSGLDGVYTIYPAGPTSPVQVYCDMSKDSIDNSEEKWTVIQRRQDGTVNFFMKWDHYKTGFGSAAGEYWLGLETMHLMTQAKNYELRVDMEDFEGQSVFAQYSSFAVGPEAEGYKLSLGSFTGGAAGDSLSVHNGKKFTTTDRDQDTHGSNCARLAYGGFWYAACFGANPNGIYTWGPSPRAAGVQWNSFKGLEYSLKTMVMKIRPVAA